Genomic window (Drosophila ananassae strain 14024-0371.13 chromosome 3L, ASM1763931v2, whole genome shotgun sequence):
CCACTTCATCCTGCGCTTCTCCAGCGGATGATGCATTCCacgctgcgacttttccccCAGCTGGAAATGGTCATCGTTGCCTTTTCCAGCCAGCAACCAGCCAGGCCTTGTCGCCAGCTTGTCTCTTCCGCGAATAGGCCAGCTCGGAGCCTGGATCTGGGTCCGATTCCAGGACCAAAGACCAAAGACCACAGATCACAACATCAAACTCCAGATGATGAGATGATGTCCGATGTCCACATCGAAGATGATGTCGTACCGCCgcaaccaccaccaccgctgCCGCGCATTTAATTAGAATGAAATATAGGAACTCGGGACGCGGATCGGATAGGATCCAATCTTGCAGCTCCTCCTCGATGGTTTGTCTACCTGCCTGGGCTGCCTAATGATTTAAATTAATCATAATGACTGTCAAAATAGAACGTTTGCCGCTGGCCTCGTCTCATATAAGGATCGATACACGCAGCGGGCACCCGGTCATATGCCTTTAaaaggcactgagagaaaatgtttagagaaatttaataaactttatAGTGATGCTAAGAGCTCTTGAGTTCTAGGGAGGATAGCTAGGACTATAGTTTTCTATACCAGTTGTTCTTAAGATTAATAAGTTGATTATTATAACACATAACCCCATTGCACCTCTCTTTTAAGGGCTTCTGGACTATGTTCCAAAGGACTAACAGACCATTTAATGGATTTCAACTTAAATAAgacttaaattatttatttataaatagttttaaacACCTTAAAATTAGAATAAGACAATTATAGTTCTCTAAATATCAACTGCCTAGGCCCAAAGCCTAGTCTATTAGATTTTATGGACTCTGACTATTTTCTCCAACTGCATTTGGCTGCAGCTCCTGGTCCTGGTGACATTTCATCATACTCACACGGCCTGATACTGGTGCTGTGCTTTTGGCCTGGTCTAAGGTTCTCACAATTGTAGACGCGTTCTGTGCAGCGCTTACTAATTGGTTAGTTGGCTGCAGGCTACAGGCTGCTGGCTGCAAACCAGGAGGCTGCAGCATCAGTCTCCTCCAGAGTCCGGTGACCCCTCTCGCTTTCCACCCCTTTCTCCGACTCTTTCGCTGGCTCCAGAGCGGCTGTCTTTCTAGGCGAACGTCAGATTGTCTGGGCCTTGGCTCAGCTGGGAACAACATCGGCAACATGTTGCTGTATTTtccttcttattttttttaccattgAATTTTCCATGGAATTTTGCTGCCACTGAACATTTCTAATACTTAATTATTTGCGAGCGTTGGCTTTTCGTTCTACGTGCTTTTATTTCAGCTATTGGGGGCTATGGTTATGGTAGTCCGTATTATGCAATCCTCTTAACCGAGTTCACcttcaacaaaaaaacagcGATCATCGAGGTGTTTAACATATTCATGCCGGACTATATTCCcggaatatatttttaaactctgAAAAAAGTTTGTTCCATTTACGATTtcgaacaaaatttttgatttgccGTTTTAGTTTGGCCCATGCAGGCACTAATATATACCCAAGTATTATATATAGACGTGTTTTTTGACTATTTTTAGAGTTTCTTGGGCATTCGCCATAAGCCCAAGCCAAAGTGTTTTAAATAGTCTAAATATGTAAATTtggttttctcttttttttttagtggactAAGTCACTTGTGGACTTGGGAGTCAGCAGAGAAGTAAGTGGAATAAATGGACTGTTTAAAAACTATATGCATTATAGAAAAATAGCAAAAAGTTGAACTAGTAAAGCACACTGCCATATAGAGATGAGATTCAAGATCAGAGAGCTCTCAATGCGAAGTGAATATCTGATTGAATGCAACAACGTGGCACTTGGGGCACATGCATCACCAAAAACTCAGGTGTCTAATTGGGCGCTGGGGTGACAATGAACCACTTAACCGCGGACTAAGCCCAAGCCGCAGATTGACAATGGCCGGGGGGAAGAAAACCGCCAACGCCAAGCCATCGGGCATCGGGCCATCGGGCAAGTTACCAAGTCAAAGTCTGGGGCCGAACCAATTGGCAATTGGTACAGGCGATCGCAATGTTACTTGCCTCATGAATAACTCATAAGGATGCGACTTGGACCCCGGGATCTCTGAATCGAAATCGGTTTCGGGATcgaggtttttttatttcgggGTTCCTGAGGCAATCGACTGGGGCACACAGCCTTTTGttacaatttaaataaaattgcgGCCCTGGCGAGACagcaaaccaaacaaaaagaaaatcagACATTACCCCACTCTGGGTCTGGGATTTCTTTTAGGCCAGAGAAGTACCGTACCACCTACCTACCGTCTGGTCATCCGTCCGGTTACAGGAAACAAAAGCACCGCTACAATCATAAAACGATTAACAGGTCGTGACCATTTCACCTGATTACCGACCACCACCGACTCATTTGCATGCAGCCCGTCGATTCTTTGGCACTGTGACAAGTGCAGGCGTCGACGGAAGTTCAGACCCCAAAGACTAAACCCAACTCCCTCCCATTCCATCCCATGCCAGCCCTTCTTCCGTCCTGGCCAGCAACTTCCTCGCCAGCAATAcacaatatttaattatgaaaataaagaagcaAGTCAGAGATTGCTGCGTGCTTTGCATGATAGTTGGCCATTTGACTCGGTGACTTTTTGCCGTCGGTTGACGTCAGTTGGTTAGTTGGGGGAAAAGACTGGCTTGGGACCTCTACAAATTAGAACAGAATTATCCCACGCATCTCGGATAATGTACGCGAAATACTTGATCGATTGCCAGCGATCTAtagtttgttgttgctactgttgctgctgcagttgctgtGTTGCACTccagtagcaacaacaacgatGTCAGACAACGAGGATCGTTGCAGACAGTCGCGAAATCATCAGAAACAGCAGCTTGGGATCGTTCGTCGATGGCACAACAAATTTCAGCGCGTAGAACGGTaacttatttttttccaaCCCGCTAACTAAGGGGTATCAAGGGTAGTTTAggtttaaagaaaaagatacaacTTCTGAAATAACTATGAATATTTTAAGGATTAAGTCAAGTAACTTAAAAGGCGGGAGAactaccgggtatcatatacaTTCTCAGTCGAAAAGGAATCTCCAGACTTTTTTAGAGTTTGCTCAAAAATCTCTCAGATCTATTTCCCAGATCTTTAGCCTACTAAGTAACCCCCATTCGATTACTTCTCGGGCATAAGACTTGGATCCACTTATTGTCAAGCTGAACTGAAGACAAAGAGGGGACTATAGACGTCCAATCGAAGGAGTTGGAGGTTGGAGGAGGCTCACACAGCGATGTCTCCAGCCTGGCTGTGATAAAATGTGCGTAAGTGATCAGTTGGAAGACAACGACTCGGAATCagacttggacttggacttggtCTTGCTTTTCTACAGAGATTCAGAGTCTGGCTACTCGGATCTCGAGTCGTTCTGTTGCGTTGGGGTTAAAATTCCTGGACTTCTTGGattcttcgttttttttctctcGTATTTGTACGTTTTTTTTCTGTGCTGTTGCTTTCAACTCTCTCGGCACTCGGTAGCATTTTAAAATTACAAGTATGTAATTTTACTGAAATCAAGCGCTCATATGAAAATTCCACCGGCGAAGCTGTCGATCGATCGATCTGGAGGCCAATTGTGGAGCATTTTTAATTTGTGCTGTGCACTTTTGCCTGGAAATCAGAGCAGGCCTCCCCGGTAATGGGGAGGCGAGGTGGCGATGAGTACTGGAGGGAGGCGGTGTCGATGGAATCTCGGGGTAGAGTGTGCAATGTGGCCTGGGACTGTCCGGCGACCTTATCGCGCCCACTGTGCACAAATGCACACACAAAATGTCAATTCTGCGCACGTCGCTCCACCAGGCATCCCAATCAGTCGTGCCCGGGCCACTCTATGGCGTTTTCCCCCACCTCTCTACCTCATCCCTGATAGTGCCAGGTGGGGGAGGAGGGGTCCTGAAGTAAATGCAGCTCCTGGTCTTGCTCCTTCTGCTGATGCTGCCTGGATCCGACCAGGCTGGCTGgttggctggctggatggctggcagCTCGTCATCATTATCTCTGCGCTCTGCCAACATCACAAATAATATGAGGAAagcacaaaaaggggaaaagaATCGGGGGTTGGGGGCGGGACTGTCCTGGCCCGGCCAGGGCTGGGCAGGCGGACTGGCCCCAGGTCCAGGCCCAGGTCGAACGACCTGCAAATAAACTATTTCAATCAATGCGTTTGTCGTCTGGCCATCGCTCCATCGATCGCATGCCAAAGGTAGTTAGGTACGATGAGTTGTGGGCCCTTCTGTTTGGCTGTCGTCAGGAATTTTCGGATGGGTGGGGCTGGAAACGGTACTGAAGGTGAGAGGCTGCACGTTGTCATACTAAAATTTAAGGCTCTCCAGTTCCCTGGAACGAATGTTTATGAAATTAACATTTCTTTTCGGAAATTACTCTTATTTCCTAAGCATCTTCCCTATGCAAAATACTctcatttttgcaatttcttACTTCAAAGAATATCTGCCTTCAAATCTCATATTGATTAGACTACGCTATCAGTCATTTTTGATAACTTTCTTAGGCTAagattgaaatttttttaataaaaactcaGATAAGACCTAACAAGAACTGCCATAAAGTCAACGTTAGTTAAACTATCTATAGCTaatttttaagaaactttCCATATTAAGGGTTCATAGTAccattataaataaaaaccaaataatgtatttttaattaaagaaaatctAACACAAATCCATAGTTTTCAGTAGATACTTTACATTATTTAATATCTGACTTTAGGTCTGCTTTTTACACTTATCCAAGTCACAAACCTTGACACAACACAGAACCAGATACTTTGACAAGAAACAAGATACTTTTAAAGCTTTTCGTAAGCTTTCCGAAGACGTGCAAcgatataatattttaaataataaatagatTCTTAAATAGTGCCGAAGTTCGTACACCCTACTTTTAAGGAGTGAAATATGCATACtattgccaattttcatccgatcctggaaaggaataccttaatcgatttgtggactgattctccgtcattctgcatcaaaaccttgaaacaaaattttcgatgcctatttttcattttttttcctgaCTGTACTGTTTGTAAAATCCAGGATCTCCAGGATTCTCGTATATGGTCACttccgatggccatatcttgaacatttttcatccgatccttgaaaggagcaccttaatcgatttgtgggctgattccccgtcattctgcatcaaaaccttgaaacaaaattttcgatgcctatttttcattttttttccagaCTGTTCTGTTTGTAAAATCCAAGATCTCCAGGATTCTCGTATATGGTCACttccgatggccatatcttggacagatttcatccgatccttgaaaggagtaccttaatcgatttgtgggcTGATTCCCCGTCCTTCTGCATCAAAActttgaaacaaaattttataaccatatattttttattttttcggcAAAAGTAGCAGTCAATTAGCAATTTGGGTTTCTATTGAAAAGCGCTAAGAGACAAGATATTCCAACTGACTCCCAGAGCCATTTTCCACAAAACCCAATTAATAAAAACTGTGACGAGTTCCACCTAATTGCAGTGTACTTAACACCGTTCGAAATGCAACCAGTTCGTCGACCCCAAACTCTTTTCCGAAAGGGGATTTTGGCCGTTCTTTTGTGTCTCTCACTGGCTGCCTCCAGTGCTAGTGCTCTGGCGGGCTCTACTTCCACAGAAAGCGAACCGTTCCCCCGTTTACCTTGTGCTGATGACTAcagaaattaataatatttaatgctGATTGTACGCGATTCGGCAATGAAAGTGGTCTACTCGCTCTTCAGCGAAAACTTTTCGCTGCTTTTGCTTAGAACTTGGGCCACCGAAAGTCTTCCCCAATATCAGGGCCGTGAGAAATACCAAACGCGAGTCATCCAACCCCACCGACTCGGGTTCATTGCGATCGAGTTCAAATTTAAGGAAGTAAATAAACCGTTTTTTGGTAGCAAACGATATCACTGCGTCACAATTGCTGATAAGGTGACTAATCACATCGAAGtctaaacaaaacaaaatgaacTACTGCCTAAGCGGCCAAAATCCATTACTCTCAATTATGGCCATGTTTATTATGGATATGATTTTTGTCTGATTTTTCTCGTGTGTCAGACAACTCTTTATGCCGCCAGAGTGCAATGAACGCCACTTGGATTTTTGTTGCTATTcgtatttgttttgtttacgcGTATTCGCGAATTTTGGCCGTCTTATCAGTCGTTTTTgccaaaatataaatacaatttaaaaggCATAGCGCGTGGCCGTCGGTGTCGCGAAGGTAAATATCGTACACCTACGATATCTGATGTGAGAAAAGTATTAAAATAGATCAGGTAGATAAATAGGCATTTcttgttgtttattttggtCTGCTAGACTTTCACTAATTTGTTTAGGGCCAAGAAAACAAAGAGGACATATTTCTGGAAGGTTGAAGTGGCCTTTTTGTTCccatttctttaaaaatcttaTGACAAGTTAGACTTTGCTTTGTAATAACTAAGATAAGGTTCAGAATAAGGCGATCTTGCCTCATCTACATGTCAGATTTCATCATAAAGCCCAGCTGATAAGCTCAAATCGATATCAGATCAGTGATTGGCCAACGCCCTCCCCATAATGCAATTGCCAAGAACAATAAGGGTTGGGTTCGTTTGGAAATTTGTACAAGGAAGCTACTCGCAACTGACATTTTCACAATCCCTGCCGATGTAGTCACCGATATCGATAATATTTTCCAATTCGTTGCAATAACATGACTGATAAGCCGTTTTGTTCCTTCCAGAAGCTGTCCTGTCATCGACATGGTCTGAGGCCTCTTATCGTCCAACTGCACACGGGGCGTATGATTAATAAGAtccaaataaacaaaagagaATGATACTGCTCGGGTCGCAGTGTCTGGAAGGGatggagagagagagagagagctgCAAGCACACACCTTCGAAAAGCAAACGACAACTTGACCTAAATTGGCGGCACGAAAACCCGGGGAGAGTGTCCGCGGAACAGAGAGGGAGTGGAGAGTGGAGCCAGTGACAGAGACAACTTTTACAAATCGCTgcatttaaataaacaaaactacGAGGCGTgctaatttttatgaatttcataacatgattttaattttaataagaCGCAAAACGAAAAAGTCCAAACAGCCAAAGAGGCAAAGAGGCAAAGAAGCAGCCAACACTGCGTATGTATTACGTGAAAGCTCTCTGATGCGTTGCAACGTCGACTTTGGCGCTGGCAGCGACGCAACGCCTACGCTGGCGCAGTCACGCATGCGCGCCAAAAATAAACCCAAATCCCCATCCAAGTCGTAACACAAATGcacctccagctccagctcttCTAAGGCGCAAAAGAGTCTAAACACAAATCGGAGTGGGCAAGGCAAGGTAGCACCACCGAGTGGGGCCATATggggtgggtggtggtgcagAGTGCAGGGTGCGGGGAGTGGGGTGGTCTGCCGGTTTAGCTGCTGCTTCTCCTTCTCAAGCAAACGAAAATGAAAGCGAGAGACTCTTTTCGCtcttgtgtgtatgtgtgtgtgtgtgtgttttattgCCGTTTTTATTGGGTGCCTTGTTGTGACGTCACTGAGTGGTCGTATGATGGAGCCAAAATTCCTGAGGTTGAGGTGAAACGAGTTCTTGGAAATGGTAGTGCAGTAATTGCAGTGAAATTTAAGAATCATATTCATGttagtaattttttaaatttatttaaataaaattagaaTTTAATATATGTACATTTCTTAGcttatcaaataaaatataaaactccAAAGCCATTAAacaatacaaataaaaacccTATTCTTATCAtctaaaaatctcaaaataaTCTCCCCTTATAATCATGCATGTTAGagttaaaaatctttatttttccCCTAAATCCCCCCCTCATAGGCTTAACAAGAACTGCCAAGTGAACTGCCTTGCATCGAGAGTAAAAGTGATTGGGAAAAACTTTTGCTTTTTACCTGATCGGGTCGCTCTCTCGCACCTCTCCTCCTGCCGTGTCATTCTCGGGCTTTTCGGCTCTCTTTTGGCGCTCATCCACAGGTAGTTGCTGTTAAGTAAAGACAGCGCAGCAGCGGCGACGGCGACGTCGACTGCCACTTTTTGGGGCTTTTGTGGCGCGTAGCGGTTACTgcgtctgtgtgtgtgtgtaagagTGTGTTTGTGTTACATGCGCGTTGGGGTTTGTGGACGGCGCGCTGCCGGCGTCGCTGCTTCTCATTTTCTTTGGCTCAGGCCGCTGCTTGTCGTTTTGTTGCTGCGCCAAAGACTTTTTCACTTTGCCGCGTTCGCATTTTGTCACAGTTACAATTTACCAATTGTAAGATACGGACGCACAGCTCCTCCACTCGAACGGGGAGTACTGCCAAGGCATAAGAAAAGGCAAAATTAAAAAGCTCGCTCCGCTCCGCTCCgctcagctcagctcagctcgAATCGTCTCGTCTCGCTCTCGACGGGGGACCAGCGGCTAACGGTTCTTCAGGAGCTGGTCTGCTTCTAACACTCGCACACTCGCACACCGCAGCGTCGGCCCGTCTCGTATAAAATCTGTTGCATCATTTGCGGCACTTCAGTCGTTCGAACGCGTGCGGCCGGAGAAGTGCATTtcaaacaataacaacaactaactggcaacaaaaaataaaaaaaattaaaaaacaaataatatcgAAATCGGGAAAGCACCAAACAACGGCACCAACAATGCAACCCGAACGGCTTAAGATGACAAAGTTACGGAATTTGTGAAattcaaaagaaaataaactacGAGTATCTGAAACATTTCCAAAGACCCACTTACCTCAGTGCAATGCTATaggcattaaaaaaaaagaacaatccagaattaaaaaaaaactctttgaaaactttaaaaattccaaacgAACTCTGATTGAAAAGAAAAACCTCCAAAATTAACTCGCAAAAAGGCATCAAGATTTTACCCTCGTTCGCGCAACTAAAAATGCTGAACATGGAGTCGCCGCAGATGTACGCCGATGCCGTCCAGACATTGGCCCAGCTGGACCTCAAGAAGGAGCAGGCGCCGCTGCAGCAGGCTACCATCGGCCAGATCACCCTCACGGCGATGTCCActgcccagcagcagcaacagcaacaacaacagcaacagcagcagcaacaacagcagcagcagcaatccCAGACCACggatgccaacaacaacacgTCGCAGGATGCAGCTCTCCTGGTGAAGCAGCACGCCATGCACCAGATGCAACAGGCTGCTACCCTGGGAAACggaaataacaacaacaatgggaACAACAGCGTGAACAACCTGCTGCAGAAGCAGATGCTGCAACAGTACTCCACCCAGACGGATCTCGACGAGCTGACCACCCAGGAGATAACCCTGGACCTGCAGCACCTCATCGACGACCAGTTTCGGGACACAGAGACTCTGGGAATATTCAGCGACATGGTCACCAGTCCGGGTGGACTCTCGGCCACCCTGCCACCCAGTGGAATGGTCAGTGCGGCGGCCAAGGTCCTGCAACAGCAGACCCTTCGGAATCAGCACGGCTACGGGGGCAGAGGTGGGGGCGGGGCACTGGCATACATGCCACAGCCCGTGCACGCCACCTACAACAACTCCAGCGACGAGAACAGCTCCGTGGGATCCGATTCCAGCACAATCAAGGAGGAGCCCATCGACCCGGAGTACAGGCGGCACCTGCAGGAGGCGGCCAACCAGCAGGCGGCCTACATGGGCAACGGAGGTGGCCTCTACAACGGCTACTCCGGGGCGGGCAACGGCCTGGCCGGGAACGGGAATCCGCTGAACGGCAACACCACACCGAGCAGCAACGGAAGCAACGGCAGCAATGGCAGCAGCAACGGCAGCCAGTTCACCAATCTGACCACGGCCAATGTCCTGGCGCACCACAATCTGCCCCACTTGGCGGCAGCGGCGGGCGCCCAGCACCTGCTGAAGCAGCACAGCAAGCTGCAGCAGCACGCGgcccagcagcaccagcataaccagcagcagcagcaccggAAGCACAGCAACAAGCACGTGGACAAGGGCACCGAGGAGTACCGGAGGCGGCGCGAACGGAACAACATTGCGGTGAGGAAGAGCCGCGAGAAGGCAAAGGTGCGCTCGCGGGAGGTGGAGGAGCGGGTGAAGAGCCTGCTGAAGGAGAAGGACGCCCTGATCCGGCAGCTCAGCGAGATTTCCAACGAGCTGCAGCTCCACAAACAGATCTACATGCAACTGATGAACCACGCCAATCCCGAAGTGAGTCGGGTGTGCCGCAGCTTCCTCAACACCAACGAGCATGCGCTGTAGCACGGATCTGATAGAGTATCTGACGGATACCTGGGACGAGACGAGAGTGTGTGACTGCCTctgtgtgagagtgtgtgaATGGACGAGTGTGTGCCTGGATTGTATGGATAGTGTGTGCTTGGGAAGAGACTCTTCTGTTAAATCAAAGATTCAAAATGCTGTGTGGGTAGCTCGTAAGATACATTATTTTCCTTCTACTTGTTCAACGCTATTCATCGCCTTCTACATCTTTTTAattatactatactatactcGGCCCCCTCTTGGGCATTCCTTTGTACATTTTCTACCAAAACTTCCCCTTGTTAACGCATTGTAGAGCATATTTTTGtacttaatttttaatacGACTGTAACATATATTTCGcacattttttatacatttaatCTTAATCGTACACCTTATCATAAAGTTAAGCCaaagaaaaatgttaaaaatatttatgtaaaaaaatCCAAGCAGGAACGTGGACAAAAAACGGAAgtttatttatacaaaaatgaaaaaaacaaatcaaatcaaatattaaaatatgagTAGTGTATGTAAATTGAAACTGTACATTTCTTGATCGGTGTGTTGCTTGCGCTATGCTttatgc
Coding sequences:
- the LOC6496305 gene encoding CCAAT/enhancer-binding protein — its product is MLNMESPQMYADAVQTLAQLDLKKEQAPLQQATIGQITLTAMSTAQQQQQQQQQQQQQQQQQQQQSQTTDANNNTSQDAALLVKQHAMHQMQQAATLGNGNNNNNGNNSVNNLLQKQMLQQYSTQTDLDELTTQEITLDLQHLIDDQFRDTETLGIFSDMVTSPGGLSATLPPSGMVSAAAKVLQQQTLRNQHGYGGRGGGGALAYMPQPVHATYNNSSDENSSVGSDSSTIKEEPIDPEYRRHLQEAANQQAAYMGNGGGLYNGYSGAGNGLAGNGNPLNGNTTPSSNGSNGSNGSSNGSQFTNLTTANVLAHHNLPHLAAAAGAQHLLKQHSKLQQHAAQQHQHNQQQQHRKHSNKHVDKGTEEYRRRRERNNIAVRKSREKAKVRSREVEERVKSLLKEKDALIRQLSEISNELQLHKQIYMQLMNHANPEVSRVCRSFLNTNEHAL